One genomic window of Mercenaria mercenaria strain notata chromosome 2, MADL_Memer_1, whole genome shotgun sequence includes the following:
- the LOC123563491 gene encoding myosin heavy chain, striated muscle-like isoform X7, translated as MATDWSQDPEFQYLAVDHKKVMKEAKPFDGKKACWVPDEKEGFSRAEIQSTKGEEVTVKLEKNNDIKTFKKDDVQQVNPPKFEMTEDMANMTYLNEASVLHNLRSRYYSGFIYTYSGLFCVAVNPYRRLPIYLDSIIAKYRGKRKLEMPPHLFSIADNAYQYMLQDRENQSMLITGESGAGKTENTKKVIMYFAKVAAQLQKPVEDEKEKEIKKANLEDQIIQANPVLEAFGNAKTIRNNNSSRFGKFIRIHFGPTGKIAGADIETYLLEKSRVTFQQSAERNYHIFYQMLSPAFPKYHELCLVSADPGLYSFINQGVLTVDGIDDNEEMHITDEAFDILGFTNEEKTSMFKCTAAIIHFGEMKFKQRPREEQAEPDGTAEAEKVAFLLGVNAGDLLKGLLKPKIKVGSEFVTQGRNKDQVLYSVSALAKSLYDRMFAWLVKRVNKTLDTKAKRNYFIGVLDIAGFEIFDFNSFEQLCINYTNERLQQFFNHHMFILEQEEYKKEGIQWEFIDFGMDLQACIDLIEKPMGILSILEEECMFPKASDKTFMEKLYTNHLGKSSLFNKPVKSRKGGADAHFELGHYAGAVPYNINGWLDKNKDPLNETVVALLEQSKEALVSTLFAHPADETTTGTHKKKKSASFQTISATHRESLNKLMKNLYTTHPHFVRCIIPNETKTPGVIDAPLVLNQLKCNGVLEGIRICRKGFPNRIIYSEFKQRYSILAPNAIPQGFVDGKQVTDKILTALQMDPNEYRLGSTKVFFKAGVLGMLEDMRDERLSKIISLFQAHIRGYLMRRQYKKLQDQRIGLSVIQRNIRKWMVLRNWQWWKLYTKVKPLLNVARAEDEMRKKEEELEKTKAELAKVEKIKKELEEQNVTLLQQKNDMYLQLQAEQDTLIDAEEKIERLIQQKADFEQQLKDLEERLLDEEDAAAELESVKRKMEQEAVELKKDIEDLETALAKAETEKNTKDNQIKTLQDEMAQQDEQIAKLSKEKRNMDEQQKRTEEALRVEEDKVNNLTRIKGKLEVTLDELEDNLEREKKVRADVEKAKRKVEQDLKSTQETVEDLERVKRDLEENVRRKDMEVKNLNSKLEDEQSLVAQLQRKIKELQARIEELEEELEAERAARAKVEKQRAELNRELEELSERLDEAGGATTAQVELNKKREQELLKLRRDLEEQSLQHESQISALRKKAQDASNEMADQIDQLQKIKQKVEKEKQQYKGEIDDLQAQIEHISKNRGMSEKMSKQVQAQIDELNSRLEESARTIQDLQSQKARAQNENSDLTRQLEDAESRVNQLNKERQNLMQQLEDAKRSLEEETRARQKMQSEIRSLTSDLDSVREQLEEEMESKGDMQRQLSRANAEAQQWRVKYESEGMARAEELEDAKRKLQAKLQEAEQAAEAANSKVSQLEKTKSRLAGELEDLMIDVDRANANANNLEKKQRGFDKTIAEWEARVRDLQSELENAQKEARSYSAELYRTKAQAEEANDTIDSLKRENKNLADEIHELTDQLTEGGRSVHEVEKARRRLEMEKDELQAALEEAESALEQEEAKVSRAQLEIAAIRQEIDRRIAEKEEEFENTRRNHQRSMDSMNASLEAEAKGKAEALRIRKKLEQDINELEVALDGANRGRVDMEKNCKRLQEQGRELQSTIEEEQRNTQEAREAYNMAERRVAVIQGECEEIRSALESAERGRKAAENELIDTNDRVNELAAQVQSLGGQKRKLEGDIAAMQGDLEEMNNEVRGADERAKKAVADAARLADELRAEQEHGSQVEKMRKALEQQIKELTVRLDEAEAQALKGGKKMIAKLEIRVRELETEYDNEQRRHAETQKNMRKADRRLKELAFQADEDRKNQERLQELIDKLQNKIKTYKRQVEEAEEVAAINLAKYRKVQNELEDAEERADSAENSLQKLRVKNRSSVSASRTSASPAGVGSLSPYYKSTTTRSSHLGLNTSYRSVASSNGGDDEDY; from the exons ATGGCTACCGACTGGAGTCAAGATCCCGAATTTCAATACCTTGCTGTAGATCACAAGAAGGTGATGAAAGAGGCCAAGCCGTTCGACGGCAAGAAAGCATGTTGGGTACCAGACGAGAAAGAAGGCTTCAGCCGAGCCGAAATTCAATCAACTAAAGGTGAAGAGGTCACCGTAAAGCTGGAGAAGAATAATGAC ATCAAGACATTCAAGAAGGACGATGTACAGCAGGTCAACCCTCCCAAGTTCGAGATGACAGAGGACATGGCCAACATGACCTACCTGAACGAAGCCTCTGTGTTGCACAATCTCAGATCCAGATACTACTCTGGATTCATCTAT acgTACTCTGGCCTGTTCTGCGTGGCTGTGAACCCCTATCGCCGTCTGCCCATTTACCTTGACTCGATCATCGCCAAGTACCGTGGCAAGAGGAAGTTGGAAATGCCACCTCACTTGTTCTCAATCGCTGACAATGCCTACCAGTACATGTTGCAAG ATCGTGAAAACCAGTCCATGTTGATCAC AGGAGAATCCGGTGCCGGTAAGACTGAAAACACGAAGAAGGTTATTATGTACTTTGCCAAAGTAGCCGCCCAGCTCCAGAAGCCTGTAGAGGACGAAAAAGAGAAAGAAATCAAGAAG GCAAATCTTGAGGATCAAATTATTCAAGCCAACCCAGTGTTGGAAGCCTTTGGCAACGCAAAGACTATAAGAAATAACAACTCTTCTAGATTT GGTAAATTCATCCGTATCCATTTTGGACCCACTGGAAAAATTGCTGGAGCTGATATTGAAACAT ATCTGTTGGAGAAATCCCGTGTGACGTTCCAGCAGTCTGCCGAGAGAAACTACCATATATTCTACCAGATGCTCTCGCCAGCCTTCCCGAAATATCACG AGCTTTGCTTGGTGTCAGCGGATCCAGGACTGTATTCCTTCATCAACCAGGGTGTGCTAACCGTTGACGGTATCGACGATAACGAAGAAATGCACATCACTGAC GAAGCCTTTGACATCCTTGGTTTCACTAACGAGGAGAAGACCagcatgttcaaatgtactgccGCTATCATCCATTTCGGTGAGATGAAGTTCAAGCAGAGACCTAGAGAAGAGCAGGCCGAACCCGACGGAACGGCAG AGGCTGAGAAGGTTGCATTCTTGCTTGGTGTCAACGCCGGTGACTTGTTAAAGGGTCTTCTTAAACCCAAGATTAAGGTCGGAAGTGAGTTCGTGACTCAGGGTCGTAACAAAGACCAAGTCCTGTACTCCGTGAGTGCTTTGGCCAAATCTCTCTACGACCGTATGTTCGCATGGTTGGTCAAGAGAGTAAACAAGACCCTGGACACAAAGGCAAAGAGAAACTACTTTATTGGTGTGTTGGACATTGCCGGTTTCGAGATTTTTGAC ttcaACAGTTTTGAGCAGTTGTGTATCAACTACACCAATGAAAGATTACAGCAATTCTTCAACCACCACATGTTCATTCTGGAACAAGAAGAATACAAAAAGGAGGGAATTCAGTGGGAATTTATTGACTTTGGTATGGACTTGCAAGCCTGTATCGATCTCATTGAGAAG CCTATGGGTATCTTGTCAATTCTTGAGGAAGAATGCATGTTCCCTAAGGCTTCCGACAAGACATTTATGGAGAAGTTGTACACTAATCATCTGGGAAAATCTAGCCTCTTCAACAAGCCCGTGAAAAGCAGAAAGGGTGGTGCTGATGCTCACTTTGAGCTGGGTCACTATGCTGGTGCT GTACCATACAACATTAATGGTTGGTTGGACAAGAACAAGGACCCTCTGAACGAGACAGTAGTTGCTCTCCTTGAACAGTCCAAGGAAGCCCTTGTGTCTACCCTCTTTGCGCACCCTGCAG ACGAGACTACTACTGGGACACATAAGAAGAAGAAGTCAGCTTCTTTCCAGACAATTTCTGCTACCCACAGg gaATCTCTGAACAAACTCATGAAGAACTTGTACACAACTCACCCTCACTTCGTGCGTTGTATTATCCCCAACGAGACAAAGACGCCAG GTGTGATTGACGCTCCACTTGTACTCAACCAGTTGAAGTGCAATGGTGTGCTTGAAGGTATCCGTATTTGTAGAAAAGGATTCCCTAACAGGATCATCTACTCGGAATTCAAACagag ATACTCCATTCTGGCCCCCAACGCCATTCCCCAAGGGTTTGTCGATGGAAAGCAGGTCACTGACAAGATTTTGACAGCTTTGCAGATGGACCCTAACGAGTACCGTCTCGGTTCCACCAAAGTTTTCTTCAAAGCTGGTGTGTTGGGTATGCTTGAGGACATGCGTGATGAACGTCTCTCCAAAATCATCTCCCTCTTCCAAGCCCATATTAGAGGTTACCTCATGCGCAGACAGTACAAGAAACTGCAAGACCAGAG AATTGGTCTATCCGTAATCCAGAGGAACATCCGAAAATGGATGGTTCTGAGGAACTGGCAGTGGTGGAAACTTTACACCAAGGTCAAGCCTCTTCTCAACGTTGCTCGTGCCGAGGACGAGATGAGGAAGAAGGAAGAAGAGCTCGAGAAAACCAAAGCTGAGTTGGCAAAGGTCGAAAAAATCAAGAAGGAATTAGAAGAACAGAATGTTACACTTCTGCAGCAAAAGAATGACATGTATCTGCAGTTGCAAGCTGAACAGGATACTTTGATCGATGCTGAGGAGAAAATTGAAAGACTCATTCAACAGAAAGCAGACTTTGAGCAACAACTGAAAGATCTTGAAGAGAGACTTCTTGATGAGGAAGATGCAGCTGCTGAACTCGAGTCAGTGAAGAGGAAAATGGAACAGGAAGCAGTTGAACTTAAAAAAGACATTGAAGACCTTGAAACAGCTCTTGCAAAGGCTGAAACTGAAAAGAACACGAAGGACAACCAGATCAAGACTTTGCAAGATGAAATGGCACAGCAAGATGAACAAATTGCTAAACTGTCAAAGGAAAAGCGAAACATGGACGAGCAACAAAAGAGAACAGAGGAAGCCCTCCGAGTTGAAGAAGACAAAGTTAACAATCTCACAAGAATAAAGGGAAAACTCGAGGTTACCCTGGACGAG CTTGAAGACAATCTGGAGCGTGAAAAGAAGGTTCGTGCTGATGTAGAAAAGGCCAAGAGAAAGGTAGAACAAGACCTCAAATCCACACAAGAAACTGTTGAAGATCTGGAACGCGTAAAGAGAGATCTTGAGGAGAATGTCAGGAG AAAAGACATGGAGGTCAAGAACCTGAACTCTAAACTTGAAGATGAGCAGAGCTTAGTCGCTCAGCTTCAGAGAAAGATTAAGGAACTGCAG GCCCGCATTGAGGAGTTAGAGGAAGAACTTGAAGCGGAGAGAGCTGCAAGAGCAAAG GTCGAGAAACAGAGAGCTGAGCTTAATCGTGAACTTGAAGAGCTCAGTGAACGTCTCGATGAGGCAGGCGGAGCAACCACTGCTCAAGTTGAGCTCAACAAGAAGCGGGAACAGGAACTTCTCAAGCTCAGACGTGACCTTGAGGAACAGAGTCTTCAGCACGAGTCCCAGATCAGCGCACTCCGCAAGAAGGCCCAAGATGCCAGCAATGAGATGGCAGATCAGATTGACCAGCTTCAGAAGATAAAACAAAA AGTTGAGAAAGAAAAGCAACAGTATAAGGGAGAAATTGATGATCTTCAAGCACAAATTGAACATATTTCAAAGAACAGG GGTATGTCTGAGAAAATGTCTAAACAAGTTCAAGCCCAAATTGATGAGCTAAACTCTCGCCTAGAAGAAAGTGCCCGTACTATCCAAGACCTCCAGAGCCAGAAGGCTAGGGCACAGAATGAGAACAGCGACCTTACCCGACAGCTCGAGGACGCTGAAAGCCGTGTTAACCAGCTCAACAAAGAACGACAAAACCTTATGCAACAACTCGAGGATGCCAAACGCAGTCTTGAGGAAGAAACAAGG GCTCGCCAAAAGATGCAGAGCGAGATCCGCAGTCTCACCTCCGACCTCGATTCTGTTCGTGAACAGCTTGAGGAGGAGATGGAATCCAAGGGTGATATGCAGAGGCAGTTGTCAAGGGCCAACGCTGAGGCTCAACAGTGGCGTGTTAAATACGAGAGCGAGGGCATGGCTCGTGCAGAGGAACTCGAGGATGCTAAGCGCAAGCTCCAGGCCAAACTTCAGGAAGCTGAACAAGCTGCTGAGGCTGCCAACTCTAAGGTCAGTCAGCTTGAGAAGACAAAGAGCAGGCTTGCTGGAGAGCTCGAGGACCTTATGATCGATGTAGACAGAGCCAATGCTAATGCTAACAACCTTGAAAAGAAACAGCGTGGCTTTGACAAAACTATTGCAGAATGGGAAGCACGTGTCCGTGACCTCCAGAGTGAACTTGAGAATGCACAGAAGGAGGCCCGCAGCTACTCAGCCGAACTGTACAGAACCAAGGCCCAGGCAGAAGAGGCTAATGACACAATTGACTCTCTTAAGAGAGAGAACAAGAATTTAGCTG ACGAAATTCATGAACTTACCGACCAGCTGACAGAAGGAGGCAGAAGTGTACATGAAGTCGAGAAGGCACGCCGCCGCCTTGAGATGGAAAAGGACGAATTACAAGCTGCACTGGAAGAAGCAGAGTCTGCTCTTGAACAGGAAGAAGCTAAGGTGTCACGTGCCCAACTTGAAATTGCAGCCATCCGACAGGAGATTGACAGACGCATTGCTGAGAAAGAAGAAGAATTCGAGAACACAAGACGCAACCACCAGAGATCTATGGATTCCATGAATGCTAGTCTTGAGGCTGAAGCCAAGGGCAAGGCAGAAGCTCTCAGAATTCGTAAGAAACTTGAACAAGACATTAACGAACTTGAAGTTGCTCTTGATGGCGCAAACCGAGGTAGAGTTGACATGGAAAAGAACTGCAAGAGATTACAGGAACAGGGTCGTGAACTCCAGAGCACTATTGAAGAAGAACAACGTAACACACAAGAGGCTCGTGAAGCTTACAATATGGCTGAGCGCCGTGTAGCTGTTATCCAAGGCGAATGCGAAGAGATCCGTTCTGCCCTCGAATCTGCCGAGAGAGGCCGCAAAGCAGCTGAAAATGAACTTATTGACACCAATGACCGCGTTAACGAGCTTGCTGCTCAAGTTCAATCTCTTGGAGGACAGAAGAGAAAGCTGGAGGGAGATATTGCTGCCATGCAGGGTGATCTTGAGGAGATGAACAATGAAGTAAGAGGTGCTGATGAGAGGGCGAAGAAGGCTGTTGCCGACGCCGCCCGTCTTGCTGATGAACTTCGCGCTGAGCAGGAACACGGCTCTCAGGTGGAGAAGATGCGCAAGGCTCTCGAACAGCAAATCAAAGAACTTACAGTCCGTCTCGATGAAGCTGAGGCACAAGCACTCAAGGGAGGCAAGAAGATGATTGCCAAGTTGGAAATCAGA
- the LOC123563491 gene encoding myosin heavy chain, striated muscle-like isoform X6, with amino-acid sequence MATDWSQDPEFQYLAVDHKKVMKEAKPFDGKKACWVPDEKEGFSRAEIQSTKGEEVTVKLEKNNDIKTFKKDDVQQVNPPKFEMTEDMANMTYLNEASVLHNLRSRYYSGFIYTYSGLFCVAVNPYRRLPIYLDSIIAKYRGKRKLEMPPHLFSIADNAYQYMLQDRENQSMLITGESGAGKTENTKKVIMYFAKVAAQLQKPVEDEKEKEIKKRRTLEDQIIQANPVLEAYGNAKTVRNNNSSRFGKFIRIHFGPTGKIAGADIETYLLEKSRVTFQQSAERNYHIFYQMLSPAFPKYHELCLVSADPGLYSFINQGVLTVDGIDDNEEMHITDEAFDILGFTNEEKTSMFKCTAAIIHFGEMKFKQRPREEQAEPDGTAEAEKVAFLLGVNAGDLLKGLLKPKIKVGSEFVTQGRNKDQVLYSVSALAKSLYDRMFAWLVKRVNKTLDTKAKRNYFIGVLDIAGFEIFDFNSFEQLCINYTNERLQQFFNHHMFILEQEEYKKEGIQWEFIDFGMDLQACIDLIEKPMGILSILEEECMFPKASDKTFMEKLYTNHLGKSSLFNKPVKSRKGGADAHFELGHYAGAVPYNINGWLDKNKDPLNETVVALLEQSKEALVSTLFAHPADETTTGTHKKKKSASFQTISATHRESLNKLMKNLYTTHPHFVRCIIPNETKTPGVIDAPLVLNQLKCNGVLEGIRICRKGFPNRIIYSEFKQRYSILAPNAIPQGFVDGKQVTDKILTALQMDPNEYRLGSTKVFFKAGVLGMLEDMRDERLSKIISLFQAHIRGYLMRRQYKKLQDQRIGLSVIQRNIRKWMVLRNWQWWKLYTKVKPLLNVARAEDEMRKKEEELEKTKAELAKVEKIKKELEEQNVTLLQQKNDMYLQLQAEQDTLIDAEEKIERLIQQKADFEQQLKDLEERLLDEEDAAAELESVKRKMEQEAVELKKDIEDLETALAKAETEKNTKDNQIKTLQDEMAQQDEQIAKLSKEKRNMDEQQKRTEEALRVEEDKVNNLTRIKGKLEVTLDELEDNLEREKKVRADVEKAKRKVEQDLKSTQETVEDLERVKRDLEENVRRKDMEVKNLNSKLEDEQSLVAQLQRKIKELQARIEELEEELEAERAARAKVEKQRAELNRELEELSERLDEAGGATTAQVELNKKREQELLKLRRDLEEQSLQHESQISALRKKAQDASNEMADQIDQLQKIKQKVEKEKQQYKGEIDDLQAQIEHISKNRGMSEKMSKQVQAQIDELNSRLEESARTIQDLQSQKARAQNENSDLTRQLEDAESRVNQLNKERQNLMQQLEDAKRSLEEETRARQKMQSEIRSLTSDLDSVREQLEEEMESKGDMQRQLSRANAEAQQWRVKYESEGMARAEELEDAKRKLQAKLQEAEQAAEAANSKVSQLEKTKSRLAGELEDLMIDVDRANANANNLEKKQRGFDKTIAEWEARVRDLQSELENAQKEARSYSAELYRTKAQAEEANDTIDSLKRENKNLADEIHELTDQLTEGGRSVHEVEKARRRLEMEKDELQAALEEAESALEQEEAKVSRAQLEIAAIRQEIDRRIAEKEEEFENTRRNHQRSMDSMNASLEAEAKGKAEALRIRKKLEQDINELEVALDGANRGRVDMEKNCKRLQEQGRELQSTIEEEQRNTQEAREAYNMAERRVAVIQGECEEIRSALESAERGRKAAENELIDTNDRVNELAAQVQSLGGQKRKLEGDIAAMQGDLEEMNNEVRGADERAKKAVADAARLADELRAEQEHGSQVEKMRKALEQQIKELTVRLDEAEAQALKGGKKMIAKLEIRVRELETEYDNEQRRHAETQKNMRKADRRLKELAFQADEDRKNQERLQELIDKLQNKIKTYKRQVEEAEEVAAINLAKYRKVQNELEDAEERADSAENSLQKLRVKNRSSVSASRTSASPAGVGSLSPYYKSTTTRSSHLGLNTSYRSVASSNGGDDEDY; translated from the exons ATGGCTACCGACTGGAGTCAAGATCCCGAATTTCAATACCTTGCTGTAGATCACAAGAAGGTGATGAAAGAGGCCAAGCCGTTCGACGGCAAGAAAGCATGTTGGGTACCAGACGAGAAAGAAGGCTTCAGCCGAGCCGAAATTCAATCAACTAAAGGTGAAGAGGTCACCGTAAAGCTGGAGAAGAATAATGAC ATCAAGACATTCAAGAAGGACGATGTACAGCAGGTCAACCCTCCCAAGTTCGAGATGACAGAGGACATGGCCAACATGACCTACCTGAACGAAGCCTCTGTGTTGCACAATCTCAGATCCAGATACTACTCTGGATTCATCTAT acgTACTCTGGCCTGTTCTGCGTGGCTGTGAACCCCTATCGCCGTCTGCCCATTTACCTTGACTCGATCATCGCCAAGTACCGTGGCAAGAGGAAGTTGGAAATGCCACCTCACTTGTTCTCAATCGCTGACAATGCCTACCAGTACATGTTGCAAG ATCGTGAAAACCAGTCCATGTTGATCAC AGGAGAATCCGGTGCCGGTAAGACTGAAAACACGAAGAAGGTTATTATGTACTTTGCCAAAGTAGCCGCCCAGCTCCAGAAGCCTGTAGAGGACGAAAAAGAGAAAGAAATCAAGAAG CGACGTACTCTTGAAGATCAAATTATCCAGGCGAACCCAGTTCTCGAAGCATACGGTAATGCTAAGACAGTTAGAAATAACAACTCATCCCGTTTT GGTAAATTCATCCGTATCCATTTTGGACCCACTGGAAAAATTGCTGGAGCTGATATTGAAACAT ATCTGTTGGAGAAATCCCGTGTGACGTTCCAGCAGTCTGCCGAGAGAAACTACCATATATTCTACCAGATGCTCTCGCCAGCCTTCCCGAAATATCACG AGCTTTGCTTGGTGTCAGCGGATCCAGGACTGTATTCCTTCATCAACCAGGGTGTGCTAACCGTTGACGGTATCGACGATAACGAAGAAATGCACATCACTGAC GAAGCCTTTGACATCCTTGGTTTCACTAACGAGGAGAAGACCagcatgttcaaatgtactgccGCTATCATCCATTTCGGTGAGATGAAGTTCAAGCAGAGACCTAGAGAAGAGCAGGCCGAACCCGACGGAACGGCAG AGGCTGAGAAGGTTGCATTCTTGCTTGGTGTCAACGCCGGTGACTTGTTAAAGGGTCTTCTTAAACCCAAGATTAAGGTCGGAAGTGAGTTCGTGACTCAGGGTCGTAACAAAGACCAAGTCCTGTACTCCGTGAGTGCTTTGGCCAAATCTCTCTACGACCGTATGTTCGCATGGTTGGTCAAGAGAGTAAACAAGACCCTGGACACAAAGGCAAAGAGAAACTACTTTATTGGTGTGTTGGACATTGCCGGTTTCGAGATTTTTGAC ttcaACAGTTTTGAGCAGTTGTGTATCAACTACACCAATGAAAGATTACAGCAATTCTTCAACCACCACATGTTCATTCTGGAACAAGAAGAATACAAAAAGGAGGGAATTCAGTGGGAATTTATTGACTTTGGTATGGACTTGCAAGCCTGTATCGATCTCATTGAGAAG CCTATGGGTATCTTGTCAATTCTTGAGGAAGAATGCATGTTCCCTAAGGCTTCCGACAAGACATTTATGGAGAAGTTGTACACTAATCATCTGGGAAAATCTAGCCTCTTCAACAAGCCCGTGAAAAGCAGAAAGGGTGGTGCTGATGCTCACTTTGAGCTGGGTCACTATGCTGGTGCT GTACCATACAACATTAATGGTTGGTTGGACAAGAACAAGGACCCTCTGAACGAGACAGTAGTTGCTCTCCTTGAACAGTCCAAGGAAGCCCTTGTGTCTACCCTCTTTGCGCACCCTGCAG ACGAGACTACTACTGGGACACATAAGAAGAAGAAGTCAGCTTCTTTCCAGACAATTTCTGCTACCCACAGg gaATCTCTGAACAAACTCATGAAGAACTTGTACACAACTCACCCTCACTTCGTGCGTTGTATTATCCCCAACGAGACAAAGACGCCAG GTGTGATTGACGCTCCACTTGTACTCAACCAGTTGAAGTGCAATGGTGTGCTTGAAGGTATCCGTATTTGTAGAAAAGGATTCCCTAACAGGATCATCTACTCGGAATTCAAACagag ATACTCCATTCTGGCCCCCAACGCCATTCCCCAAGGGTTTGTCGATGGAAAGCAGGTCACTGACAAGATTTTGACAGCTTTGCAGATGGACCCTAACGAGTACCGTCTCGGTTCCACCAAAGTTTTCTTCAAAGCTGGTGTGTTGGGTATGCTTGAGGACATGCGTGATGAACGTCTCTCCAAAATCATCTCCCTCTTCCAAGCCCATATTAGAGGTTACCTCATGCGCAGACAGTACAAGAAACTGCAAGACCAGAG AATTGGTCTATCCGTAATCCAGAGGAACATCCGAAAATGGATGGTTCTGAGGAACTGGCAGTGGTGGAAACTTTACACCAAGGTCAAGCCTCTTCTCAACGTTGCTCGTGCCGAGGACGAGATGAGGAAGAAGGAAGAAGAGCTCGAGAAAACCAAAGCTGAGTTGGCAAAGGTCGAAAAAATCAAGAAGGAATTAGAAGAACAGAATGTTACACTTCTGCAGCAAAAGAATGACATGTATCTGCAGTTGCAAGCTGAACAGGATACTTTGATCGATGCTGAGGAGAAAATTGAAAGACTCATTCAACAGAAAGCAGACTTTGAGCAACAACTGAAAGATCTTGAAGAGAGACTTCTTGATGAGGAAGATGCAGCTGCTGAACTCGAGTCAGTGAAGAGGAAAATGGAACAGGAAGCAGTTGAACTTAAAAAAGACATTGAAGACCTTGAAACAGCTCTTGCAAAGGCTGAAACTGAAAAGAACACGAAGGACAACCAGATCAAGACTTTGCAAGATGAAATGGCACAGCAAGATGAACAAATTGCTAAACTGTCAAAGGAAAAGCGAAACATGGACGAGCAACAAAAGAGAACAGAGGAAGCCCTCCGAGTTGAAGAAGACAAAGTTAACAATCTCACAAGAATAAAGGGAAAACTCGAGGTTACCCTGGACGAG CTTGAAGACAATCTGGAGCGTGAAAAGAAGGTTCGTGCTGATGTAGAAAAGGCCAAGAGAAAGGTAGAACAAGACCTCAAATCCACACAAGAAACTGTTGAAGATCTGGAACGCGTAAAGAGAGATCTTGAGGAGAATGTCAGGAG AAAAGACATGGAGGTCAAGAACCTGAACTCTAAACTTGAAGATGAGCAGAGCTTAGTCGCTCAGCTTCAGAGAAAGATTAAGGAACTGCAG GCCCGCATTGAGGAGTTAGAGGAAGAACTTGAAGCGGAGAGAGCTGCAAGAGCAAAG GTCGAGAAACAGAGAGCTGAGCTTAATCGTGAACTTGAAGAGCTCAGTGAACGTCTCGATGAGGCAGGCGGAGCAACCACTGCTCAAGTTGAGCTCAACAAGAAGCGGGAACAGGAACTTCTCAAGCTCAGACGTGACCTTGAGGAACAGAGTCTTCAGCACGAGTCCCAGATCAGCGCACTCCGCAAGAAGGCCCAAGATGCCAGCAATGAGATGGCAGATCAGATTGACCAGCTTCAGAAGATAAAACAAAA AGTTGAGAAAGAAAAGCAACAGTATAAGGGAGAAATTGATGATCTTCAAGCACAAATTGAACATATTTCAAAGAACAGG GGTATGTCTGAGAAAATGTCTAAACAAGTTCAAGCCCAAATTGATGAGCTAAACTCTCGCCTAGAAGAAAGTGCCCGTACTATCCAAGACCTCCAGAGCCAGAAGGCTAGGGCACAGAATGAGAACAGCGACCTTACCCGACAGCTCGAGGACGCTGAAAGCCGTGTTAACCAGCTCAACAAAGAACGACAAAACCTTATGCAACAACTCGAGGATGCCAAACGCAGTCTTGAGGAAGAAACAAGG GCTCGCCAAAAGATGCAGAGCGAGATCCGCAGTCTCACCTCCGACCTCGATTCTGTTCGTGAACAGCTTGAGGAGGAGATGGAATCCAAGGGTGATATGCAGAGGCAGTTGTCAAGGGCCAACGCTGAGGCTCAACAGTGGCGTGTTAAATACGAGAGCGAGGGCATGGCTCGTGCAGAGGAACTCGAGGATGCTAAGCGCAAGCTCCAGGCCAAACTTCAGGAAGCTGAACAAGCTGCTGAGGCTGCCAACTCTAAGGTCAGTCAGCTTGAGAAGACAAAGAGCAGGCTTGCTGGAGAGCTCGAGGACCTTATGATCGATGTAGACAGAGCCAATGCTAATGCTAACAACCTTGAAAAGAAACAGCGTGGCTTTGACAAAACTATTGCAGAATGGGAAGCACGTGTCCGTGACCTCCAGAGTGAACTTGAGAATGCACAGAAGGAGGCCCGCAGCTACTCAGCCGAACTGTACAGAACCAAGGCCCAGGCAGAAGAGGCTAATGACACAATTGACTCTCTTAAGAGAGAGAACAAGAATTTAGCTG ACGAAATTCATGAACTTACCGACCAGCTGACAGAAGGAGGCAGAAGTGTACATGAAGTCGAGAAGGCACGCCGCCGCCTTGAGATGGAAAAGGACGAATTACAAGCTGCACTGGAAGAAGCAGAGTCTGCTCTTGAACAGGAAGAAGCTAAGGTGTCACGTGCCCAACTTGAAATTGCAGCCATCCGACAGGAGATTGACAGACGCATTGCTGAGAAAGAAGAAGAATTCGAGAACACAAGACGCAACCACCAGAGATCTATGGATTCCATGAATGCTAGTCTTGAGGCTGAAGCCAAGGGCAAGGCAGAAGCTCTCAGAATTCGTAAGAAACTTGAACAAGACATTAACGAACTTGAAGTTGCTCTTGATGGCGCAAACCGAGGTAGAGTTGACATGGAAAAGAACTGCAAGAGATTACAGGAACAGGGTCGTGAACTCCAGAGCACTATTGAAGAAGAACAACGTAACACACAAGAGGCTCGTGAAGCTTACAATATGGCTGAGCGCCGTGTAGCTGTTATCCAAGGCGAATGCGAAGAGATCCGTTCTGCCCTCGAATCTGCCGAGAGAGGCCGCAAAGCAGCTGAAAATGAACTTATTGACACCAATGACCGCGTTAACGAGCTTGCTGCTCAAGTTCAATCTCTTGGAGGACAGAAGAGAAAGCTGGAGGGAGATATTGCTGCCATGCAGGGTGATCTTGAGGAGATGAACAATGAAGTAAGAGGTGCTGATGAGAGGGCGAAGAAGGCTGTTGCCGACGCCGCCCGTCTTGCTGATGAACTTCGCGCTGAGCAGGAACACGGCTCTCAGGTGGAGAAGATGCGCAAGGCTCTCGAACAGCAAATCAAAGAACTTACAGTCCGTCTCGATGAAGCTGAGGCACAAGCACTCAAGGGAGGCAAGAAGATGATTGCCAAGTTGGAAATCAGA